AATCGGTGTGTGTAACAGGGTTTACGCTGTAAGCAAATGGAATATCGGCCAGGAAATAAGTGCCTATCTTGTAGGGTTTGGTAGGGTGCGCCCCGCCGCCAGTGACCTCCCCGACGACTTTTGCGCGGCCGAGGGCCTGCATATTATACGCGAAATCTTCCGATGCAGAAAAGCAGTCCTTGCTGACCAGTATATAAACCTCCTTGTCGGCCAGCTTTACACCGGGAACCACCGGTAAGGTCCACGACTGCCGCAGCGTCCTGGCATCGCGGTCATAATTATCGTTCCAGTGTACCGGATTATTGAAGAAATAACTCGCAATCAAAAAACCGCCGTCGGCAAAACCGTGATTTTTACGGATATCGATGATAATGGCGTCTGAGTTAGCGAGGAATGTCATGGAAGACAGGGCCAGGTCCTTGATCCAGTCCGAGGGAAAAAAGGAGTCCACCTGCAACAAGCCGATATTGCCGTCCAGCAGCTCCACCTTTTTGAAATTAAAATTACTGCGTGCCCAGGTTTTACGGAAGGCATCGGCAGCTTCCTGCGACGGCGCTTCAGGTTTTTCCTCGATGATCGGCGTCGCCGAAGCTTCTACACCTAAATGCCCGTCACCAGCGATGGCATGCAGGTCTGCGGTTAATCTTTTAGCAAGCACCTCGCGGCTGGTTATCGTATCGTAGTCATGGTGCTGCTGATGTTGCCGGATCGCTGTAGCCATTTTTTTAGCGACGTCCTCATAGACATAAAGAGCATTGACTTTGACGACGAGCGTGTCGATCACTGCTTTACGTTCAGCAGCGCCCATTTTTTGAGTTGCTTTATCCTGCGCCTGTACGGGCAAACCATACGCGATCAGCAATAAC
The genomic region above belongs to Mucilaginibacter sp. KACC 22773 and contains:
- a CDS encoding S41 family peptidase, whose amino-acid sequence is MKKIVFTSLLLIAYGLPVQAQDKATQKMGAAERKAVIDTLVVKVNALYVYEDVAKKMATAIRQHQQHHDYDTITSREVLAKRLTADLHAIAGDGHLGVEASATPIIEEKPEAPSQEAADAFRKTWARSNFNFKKVELLDGNIGLLQVDSFFPSDWIKDLALSSMTFLANSDAIIIDIRKNHGFADGGFLIASYFFNNPVHWNDNYDRDARTLRQSWTLPVVPGVKLADKEVYILVSKDCFSASEDFAYNMQALGRAKVVGEVTGGGAHPTKPYKIGTYFLADIPFAYSVNPVTHTDWEGKGVQPDVQVPADEALLTAQLMAIKALVKKIPAGTDRTAGLQKVIAQKEQELGQLKAKKQRAVETF